A DNA window from Rhizobium jaguaris contains the following coding sequences:
- a CDS encoding anti-sigma factor family protein, translating into MPSDELLTAYIDGELETAERNSIEKLIASDARVAGRFDFLSRSDLPFREAFEPVLAAAPSAKLDAMLAAIPSTKEQNSTTEQKKVAFGVSRRGFLSAVAACLVVGIAIDRAAIGISHRLAKPDEGSEWRAVVAEYLSLYTPDTLSAPAGDRAEQLAQLREVGSKLGLALTPETVAMPGVDFRRAQVLNYDSKPLAQIAYLDPESGPMALCIIPSTQGASAPDMENRRGMNVVYWSNATHAFMLIGHSPIDRMKTLADGVRASLAV; encoded by the coding sequence ATGCCCTCGGACGAACTGCTCACCGCTTACATCGACGGCGAGTTGGAAACGGCTGAGCGCAACAGCATAGAAAAACTGATCGCTAGCGATGCCCGAGTGGCGGGCCGCTTCGATTTCCTGTCGCGCAGCGATCTGCCCTTCCGCGAAGCATTCGAGCCCGTGCTTGCCGCCGCCCCGAGCGCCAAGCTGGACGCCATGCTTGCCGCCATCCCTTCCACGAAGGAGCAGAATTCCACAACGGAGCAGAAGAAGGTCGCTTTCGGCGTCAGCCGCCGCGGCTTCCTCTCGGCGGTCGCTGCCTGCCTGGTTGTCGGCATCGCCATCGACCGCGCCGCGATCGGCATCAGCCATCGTCTTGCCAAGCCGGACGAGGGGAGCGAGTGGCGCGCCGTCGTCGCCGAATATCTTTCGCTCTATACGCCGGACACTCTGAGCGCGCCGGCCGGCGATCGCGCTGAGCAGCTGGCGCAATTGAGAGAAGTCGGCTCTAAACTGGGCCTCGCACTGACGCCCGAAACCGTCGCCATGCCGGGCGTCGATTTCAGGCGCGCCCAGGTCTTGAATTATGACAGCAAACCTTTGGCACAGATCGCCTATCTCGACCCCGAAAGCGGTCCGATGGCGCTTTGCATCATTCCCTCGACCCAGGGCGCTTCGGCACCGGACATGGAAAACCGCCGGGGCATGAATGTCGTCTACTGGTCGAATGCTACCCATGCCTTCATGCTGATCGGCCATTCGCCGATCGATCGGATGAAAACGCTGGCAGATGGTGTTCGGGCGAGCCTGGCGGTTTGA
- a CDS encoding tautomerase family protein, whose product MPITLTVPEGLLSSEAEAQTFAELTDALLKVSQLSGNAFMTPNVVGTINVLPQGRVFSGGKPAAAAFIELKLPEIALATDEAKKAFTEAATTIVERASNGRVSRDHIWTNIVYAADGSWGIGGQVYGSTKLVSAIQQAAAL is encoded by the coding sequence ATGCCTATCACACTCACCGTACCGGAAGGTTTGCTGTCGAGCGAAGCCGAGGCCCAAACCTTCGCAGAATTGACCGATGCTCTCTTGAAGGTTTCACAACTCTCCGGGAACGCATTCATGACCCCGAATGTCGTCGGTACCATCAACGTTCTGCCGCAGGGACGCGTATTCTCAGGCGGAAAACCGGCCGCGGCCGCGTTCATAGAGCTGAAACTGCCAGAGATCGCACTTGCCACCGACGAGGCCAAAAAGGCTTTCACCGAGGCAGCCACAACCATCGTCGAACGCGCTTCGAATGGACGTGTATCCCGCGATCATATCTGGACCAATATCGTCTATGCCGCTGACGGCTCCTGGGGTATCGGCGGCCAGGTTTACGGCAGCACCAAGCTCGTCAGTGCGATCCAACAAGCGGCTGCGCTCTAG
- a CDS encoding tetratricopeptide repeat protein codes for MTTTAFRLASVALGAGLVLGAFAVPVFAAGDNSSTTPTCKKGEIYDTKTKKCVKQQGANVTDENRADYAYSLAKKDHRYEEALEVLDTMQNPNTAEALNYRGYATRKLGRTDEGISYYLKSVAMDPKYSLVREYLGEAYVIKGQIDLAKDQLSTIKTLCGNTSCEEYQDLNEAIQNPSSL; via the coding sequence ATGACGACTACCGCTTTCCGCCTTGCCTCCGTCGCTCTCGGCGCCGGCCTCGTCCTCGGCGCTTTTGCCGTTCCTGTCTTTGCGGCCGGCGACAATTCGAGCACGACACCGACCTGTAAGAAGGGCGAGATCTACGACACCAAGACGAAGAAGTGCGTGAAGCAGCAGGGCGCCAATGTCACCGACGAGAACCGCGCCGACTATGCTTATTCGCTCGCCAAGAAGGACCACCGCTATGAAGAAGCGCTGGAAGTTCTCGACACCATGCAAAATCCGAACACCGCAGAAGCACTGAACTATCGCGGCTACGCCACACGCAAGCTCGGCCGCACGGATGAAGGTATTTCCTATTACCTGAAGTCCGTGGCAATGGACCCGAAGTATTCGTTGGTTCGCGAATATCTCGGCGAAGCCTATGTCATCAAGGGTCAGATCGACCTTGCCAAGGATCAGTTGAGCACGATCAAGACGCTCTGCGGCAACACCTCCTGCGAGGAATACCAGGACCTGAACGAAGCCATCCAGAATCCGTCGAGCCTGTGA
- a CDS encoding Ppx/GppA phosphatase family protein — MSDPDSGKVPQADGASVAERRKGKSSRRAKRKRGGSARPNAYSAEANQTGTSSLVAIRPIDNDAGSPAKKRKRRRRSHGGAHDGAQHAPPVQQQQASAAQEHRAPAEHGHASSHKNGKNRRKHRSKRGLQGRPLVHEKTAQIVAPAASVAPERAPARTDHHPDRHSPSQRRDGQAPYHHADGDSRPVDLYAALDLGTNNCRLLIAQPTRPGQFRVVDAFSRIVRLGEGLGASGRLSSDAMDRAVEALRICAGKLKTREIRRMRLIATEACRAAENGEAFLARVTEETGLRLEIIDRETEARLAVSGCSSLVGPEARSVVLFDIGGGSSEIAVIRIGENRSSRLANHITHWTSLPVGVVTLSERHGGRDVTPELFETMVREVEGMLERFDCPPVKGAARDSGDFHLIGTSGTVTTLAGVHLDLPRYDRRRVDGVWLSDDEVTAMQAKLLSWDFAGRASNPCIGPDRADLVLAGCAILEAIRRRWPSPRMRVADRGLREGLLTDMMADDGVWRRGRSRRGHRPRDMKGPQT; from the coding sequence GTGAGTGACCCCGACAGCGGCAAAGTGCCGCAGGCAGACGGGGCGTCGGTAGCAGAGCGCAGGAAGGGCAAATCCTCCCGGCGCGCTAAGCGTAAGCGCGGCGGTAGCGCCCGCCCGAACGCTTATTCTGCGGAGGCCAACCAGACCGGCACGTCCAGTCTGGTGGCGATACGCCCAATAGATAACGACGCCGGTTCTCCGGCCAAGAAGCGCAAGCGGCGCCGCCGTTCTCACGGCGGAGCGCATGATGGTGCGCAGCATGCCCCCCCGGTACAACAGCAACAGGCCTCCGCCGCGCAGGAGCATCGTGCACCAGCCGAGCACGGCCATGCGTCATCGCACAAGAACGGCAAGAACAGGCGCAAGCATCGCAGCAAGCGCGGTCTGCAGGGCCGCCCGCTGGTGCACGAAAAGACGGCGCAGATCGTCGCTCCCGCCGCTAGTGTCGCGCCTGAACGTGCTCCTGCTCGCACTGATCATCACCCTGATCGGCATTCGCCGTCGCAACGCCGCGACGGCCAAGCGCCGTATCATCACGCCGATGGCGATTCTCGACCCGTCGATCTCTACGCGGCGCTCGATCTCGGCACCAACAACTGCCGCCTGCTGATCGCGCAGCCGACACGTCCCGGCCAGTTCCGCGTCGTTGACGCTTTTTCCCGCATCGTCCGTCTGGGCGAGGGCCTTGGCGCCAGTGGAAGGCTCTCAAGCGATGCCATGGACCGTGCCGTCGAGGCTCTGCGCATCTGCGCCGGTAAGCTGAAGACGCGCGAGATCCGCCGCATGCGGCTGATCGCAACCGAAGCCTGTCGCGCGGCGGAGAATGGTGAAGCCTTCCTCGCCCGTGTTACGGAAGAGACTGGCCTGCGGCTCGAAATCATCGATCGCGAGACGGAGGCGCGGCTTGCCGTTTCCGGGTGCTCGTCGCTGGTTGGTCCCGAGGCGCGCTCGGTCGTGCTCTTCGATATCGGCGGCGGCTCCTCGGAAATCGCCGTCATCCGCATTGGCGAAAACCGCTCCAGCCGGCTTGCCAATCACATCACACATTGGACTTCGCTGCCTGTCGGCGTGGTGACGCTCTCGGAACGCCATGGCGGCCGCGACGTCACGCCGGAACTGTTCGAGACCATGGTGCGCGAGGTCGAGGGCATGCTCGAACGCTTCGATTGCCCGCCGGTTAAGGGGGCTGCCCGCGACAGTGGTGATTTCCATCTGATCGGCACGTCCGGCACAGTGACGACGCTCGCCGGCGTCCATCTCGATTTGCCGCGTTACGACCGGCGCCGCGTCGATGGTGTCTGGCTGTCCGACGACGAAGTGACGGCAATGCAGGCGAAGTTGCTTTCCTGGGACTTCGCCGGTCGCGCGTCCAACCCCTGCATCGGGCCGGACCGCGCCGATCTCGTACTGGCAGGCTGCGCCATTCTCGAGGCAATCCGCCGACGCTGGCCAAGCCCGCGCATGCGCGTCGCCGATCGCGGCCTGCGCGAAGGACTGCTCACCGACATGATGGCGGATGACGGTGTGTGGCGGCGCGGCCGCTCGCGCCGCGGCCATCGACCGAGGGATATGAAGGGGCCGCAGACGTGA
- a CDS encoding RNA polymerase sigma factor, with protein MSVAHSTISAYSRVKSEPPARPAIPKNANLAEGAIASEEDIRTGLSQHLTRLWRYAVVLSRQRDVADDLVQATCVRALERAGQFAAGTRLDRWLFSILHSIWLNEIRSRRVRMGQGFVDADETLVFDGARQTETHILAGQVLQQVQALPEAQRTAVFLAYVEGLSYREVAEVLEVPIGTVMSRLAAARAKLADGTGSAGGARLSGGGRLGNGNE; from the coding sequence GTGTCAGTCGCTCATTCCACAATTTCTGCTTATAGTCGGGTAAAATCGGAACCGCCGGCAAGACCGGCGATTCCCAAGAACGCGAACCTCGCGGAGGGTGCCATAGCCAGCGAAGAGGATATCAGGACGGGCCTATCGCAGCATCTGACGCGGCTCTGGCGCTATGCGGTGGTGCTGTCGCGCCAACGCGACGTCGCGGATGACCTTGTGCAGGCGACTTGCGTCAGAGCGTTGGAACGGGCGGGTCAGTTCGCAGCCGGAACACGGCTCGACCGATGGTTGTTTTCGATCCTGCACTCGATCTGGCTGAACGAGATACGTTCGCGCCGGGTGCGCATGGGTCAAGGATTTGTCGATGCCGACGAGACGCTGGTCTTCGACGGCGCGCGCCAAACGGAAACGCATATTCTCGCGGGCCAGGTCCTGCAGCAGGTGCAGGCGCTGCCGGAAGCGCAGCGCACCGCTGTATTCCTCGCCTATGTCGAAGGACTGTCCTATCGCGAGGTGGCCGAGGTTTTGGAAGTGCCGATCGGAACGGTGATGAGCCGGTTGGCGGCGGCGCGGGCAAAGCTTGCTGACGGCACGGGATCGGCAGGAGGCGCGCGGCTTTCTGGGGGTGGGCGACTGGGGAACGGGAATGAGTGA
- a CDS encoding type III polyketide synthase, which produces MTDTVKLVSLAVATPDNILYQSEAAATAGRLFSDRFRDFKHLASVFENAGIHKRYVARPLSWFEQPHGWQDRMEAYADVASQLFKKTATNALIRAGLRAEEVDCVVTVSSTGITTPSLEARLAREMGFRSDIERVPVFGLGCAAGVSGLGIASRMAKGRPGAVVLFVAIELCSLAFRLDELTRPNIIATALFGDGAAACILRAGKDGLAEIESTGEHLFPDSLRIMGWKIDDTGFGIILDQSLPPFAEANIKPAVAGILERAGLTISDIDRFICHPGGTKVLVALETAFGLDPGSLDIEREIVRNYGNMSSPTVLFVLEGLIIDGLPRRSAMIAMGPGFTASCVTLKRIA; this is translated from the coding sequence GTGACCGATACCGTCAAGCTTGTCAGTCTGGCTGTCGCAACGCCCGACAACATCCTCTATCAATCGGAGGCCGCCGCGACCGCCGGGCGCCTGTTTTCCGATCGTTTCCGCGATTTCAAGCACCTCGCCAGCGTGTTCGAAAACGCTGGCATCCACAAGCGTTATGTCGCCCGTCCTCTCTCCTGGTTCGAACAGCCGCATGGCTGGCAGGATCGCATGGAAGCCTATGCCGACGTCGCAAGCCAACTCTTCAAGAAAACCGCTACCAACGCCCTGATACGTGCAGGACTGCGAGCCGAAGAGGTCGATTGTGTCGTCACGGTGTCCTCGACCGGCATTACGACGCCGAGCCTAGAGGCTCGGCTTGCGCGCGAGATGGGCTTCCGCTCCGATATCGAGCGTGTGCCGGTCTTCGGCCTTGGTTGCGCGGCCGGCGTTTCCGGCCTTGGCATCGCCTCGCGCATGGCGAAGGGCCGTCCGGGCGCCGTCGTGCTCTTCGTCGCCATCGAACTCTGTTCGCTCGCCTTCCGGCTGGACGAACTGACGCGGCCGAACATCATCGCAACAGCACTGTTTGGCGATGGTGCGGCCGCCTGCATCCTGCGGGCCGGCAAGGATGGTCTCGCGGAGATCGAATCGACCGGCGAGCATCTCTTTCCCGATTCACTTCGCATCATGGGCTGGAAGATCGACGATACAGGCTTCGGCATCATCCTGGACCAATCGCTGCCGCCCTTTGCCGAAGCGAATATCAAGCCCGCCGTCGCCGGCATTCTCGAACGCGCGGGTCTGACGATATCGGATATCGACCGCTTCATCTGCCATCCTGGCGGCACCAAGGTGCTGGTAGCGCTGGAGACCGCCTTCGGCCTCGATCCCGGCTCGCTGGATATCGAACGCGAGATCGTCAGGAACTACGGCAACATGTCGTCGCCGACCGTGCTCTTCGTGCTGGAGGGTCTGATTATCGACGGCCTGCCGCGGCGTTCGGCCATGATTGCCATGGGACCCGGCTTTACCGCCAGCTGCGTCACGCTGAAGAGGATTGCCTGA
- a CDS encoding RlmE family RNA methyltransferase: MTKPTIAGNRTGRKLGQRVKKKKLKASSRQWLERHINDPYVQRAQLEGYRARAAFKLLEIDEKHHILKGARRIIDLGAAPGSWSQIAAKVTGSTEEDIRVAAIDFLEMAPLPGVTILQLDFLDPDAPQRLIDAVGGTPDLVISDMAAPTTGHQRTDHLRTMHLCEVAAHFAVEVLGEGGHFLAKTFQGGTERDLLTLLKQNFRQVIHVKPGASRAESVEMFLLAKGFKGRKTEDEATSA; the protein is encoded by the coding sequence GTGACCAAGCCAACCATCGCCGGCAACCGCACCGGCCGCAAGCTCGGCCAGCGGGTGAAGAAAAAGAAACTGAAGGCCTCCTCGCGGCAATGGCTGGAGCGGCATATCAACGATCCCTATGTGCAGCGCGCCCAGCTTGAGGGCTACCGTGCCCGTGCCGCCTTCAAGCTGCTGGAGATCGACGAGAAGCACCATATCCTCAAGGGCGCGCGCCGCATCATCGATCTAGGCGCCGCGCCGGGAAGCTGGTCGCAGATCGCCGCCAAGGTCACCGGGTCGACGGAAGAAGACATCCGCGTCGCGGCCATCGATTTCCTGGAAATGGCGCCACTTCCGGGCGTCACCATCTTGCAGCTCGACTTTCTCGATCCGGACGCACCGCAGCGGCTGATCGACGCCGTCGGCGGCACGCCCGATCTCGTGATTTCGGATATGGCCGCACCGACGACCGGACATCAGCGCACTGATCACCTGCGAACCATGCATCTCTGCGAGGTCGCCGCGCATTTCGCCGTCGAGGTCCTGGGCGAAGGCGGACATTTCCTCGCCAAGACCTTTCAGGGCGGCACAGAACGCGACCTGCTGACGCTGCTGAAGCAGAATTTTCGACAGGTCATTCATGTGAAACCGGGCGCATCCAGGGCTGAATCCGTGGAGATGTTCCTGCTGGCGAAGGGCTTCAAGGGACGCAAGACGGAAGACGAAGCAACGAGCGCTTGA
- a CDS encoding MFS transporter gives MNRIVPLILAVALFMEQMDSTVIATALPAIATDLHVGPITLKLALTSYMVSLAVFIPISGWMADRFGAKNIFRLAICVFVIGSIMCAFSGGLLEFVAARFLQGLGGSMMTPVGRLVLVRTTQKSDLVSAMALLSIPALVGPLAGPPLGGFITTYASWHWIFLINVPVGVLGVILSSIFLPEVEATMPPKLDFMGFVLTSVAAAGVVFGMSVISLPALPPFIGISAVVIGFVCGFLYVGHARHHPAPILNLSLLKNATFRASVTGGTLFRICIGAMPFLTPLMLQLGFGLNPFQSGLITFAGAIGAISTKFIARRVFTAVGFKTALLSAAGITTVTTICTGLFQPWTSHLIIVGVLLIGGFSRSFFFTGINALAFADISDKEASQATSMSSVMQQISLALGVAVAAMILETSTFFSGTELQVRDFHIAFFCISILTVVATIPFIRMDRSAGATVSGHKAGLKRVAATQPPVPQHQQPMVK, from the coding sequence ATGAATCGCATCGTTCCCCTGATCCTTGCCGTCGCTCTTTTCATGGAGCAGATGGATTCCACCGTGATTGCGACCGCGCTGCCGGCCATCGCGACCGATCTCCATGTTGGTCCGATCACGCTGAAGCTGGCGCTGACTTCCTACATGGTGTCTCTGGCGGTTTTCATTCCGATCAGCGGCTGGATGGCGGATCGCTTCGGGGCGAAAAACATCTTCCGGCTTGCCATCTGCGTCTTCGTCATCGGCTCGATCATGTGCGCCTTTTCTGGCGGCCTTCTTGAATTCGTCGCCGCCCGCTTCCTGCAAGGTCTCGGCGGCTCGATGATGACGCCGGTGGGGCGCCTCGTACTGGTGCGCACGACACAGAAAAGCGACCTGGTCTCGGCAATGGCGCTGCTTTCCATTCCCGCACTTGTTGGCCCGCTCGCCGGACCGCCGCTCGGCGGCTTCATCACCACTTACGCCTCCTGGCACTGGATCTTCCTCATCAACGTGCCCGTCGGTGTTCTCGGTGTCATCCTGTCGTCGATCTTCCTGCCGGAGGTCGAGGCGACCATGCCGCCGAAGCTTGATTTCATGGGCTTCGTGCTGACATCCGTCGCTGCGGCCGGTGTCGTCTTCGGCATGTCGGTCATAAGCCTGCCGGCATTGCCGCCATTCATTGGTATTTCGGCCGTCGTCATCGGCTTCGTCTGCGGCTTCCTATACGTCGGCCATGCCCGTCACCATCCGGCGCCAATCCTCAACCTGTCGCTTCTGAAGAATGCCACCTTCCGTGCTTCCGTCACGGGCGGCACGCTGTTTCGTATCTGCATCGGCGCCATGCCATTCCTGACGCCGCTGATGCTGCAGCTCGGCTTCGGCCTCAATCCATTCCAATCGGGCCTCATCACCTTCGCCGGCGCCATCGGTGCCATCAGCACTAAGTTCATCGCCCGCCGCGTCTTCACCGCGGTCGGCTTCAAGACGGCGCTGCTGTCGGCGGCAGGGATCACGACCGTGACCACGATCTGCACCGGCCTGTTCCAGCCCTGGACGTCGCATCTCATCATCGTTGGCGTGCTGCTGATCGGCGGCTTCTCGCGTTCGTTCTTCTTCACCGGCATCAATGCACTCGCCTTCGCCGACATCAGCGACAAGGAGGCAAGCCAGGCCACATCGATGAGCTCGGTCATGCAGCAGATCAGCCTGGCACTCGGCGTTGCCGTCGCCGCCATGATCTTGGAAACCTCGACCTTCTTCAGCGGCACCGAACTGCAGGTTCGCGATTTCCATATCGCCTTCTTCTGTATCTCCATCCTGACGGTGGTCGCCACAATTCCCTTCATCCGCATGGACCGCAGCGCCGGCGCTACGGTCTCCGGCCACAAGGCCGGCCTGAAGCGTGTGGCCGCGACACAGCCACCGGTGCCGCAGCATCAGCAGCCGATGGTGAAGTAG
- a CDS encoding MBL fold metallo-hydrolase: MIGAAYAATIGENEIMTAVVLPPDTHQFKLGSCTITVVKDGANILENPWEIFGSNQAPETVRKLLAQNFLPTEKLVNSYAPAIIDTGADVIVVDTGFGAAGRARGLGRFREGMKAVGYTPEQVTVVALTHLHGDHISGLMEDGAPAFPNARYAAGEIEYEFWTDKSREGTPAEGGHKAVLANVVPFAEKMTFLKEGDQIVSGMTAMLAPGHTPGHLVYHLASDGKQLVMTGDTANHYILSVGRPDWEVRFDADKAQAIKTRRRIFDMIATDRIPFLGFHMPFPAVGFVEKQPEGFRYVPKTYQFDL, from the coding sequence ATGATAGGCGCAGCTTACGCTGCCACCATTGGAGAAAATGAGATAATGACCGCCGTTGTTCTGCCGCCCGACACCCATCAGTTCAAGCTAGGGTCCTGCACCATCACCGTCGTCAAGGATGGTGCGAACATTCTGGAGAATCCCTGGGAAATCTTCGGATCGAACCAGGCGCCGGAAACGGTACGAAAGCTTTTGGCCCAGAACTTCCTGCCGACCGAAAAGCTCGTCAATAGCTATGCGCCCGCCATCATTGACACCGGCGCCGACGTGATCGTGGTCGACACCGGCTTCGGTGCCGCCGGCCGCGCGCGCGGTCTGGGTCGTTTTCGTGAGGGTATGAAAGCTGTCGGCTACACGCCGGAGCAGGTGACCGTCGTCGCTCTGACGCATCTGCATGGCGACCATATCAGCGGATTGATGGAGGACGGCGCTCCGGCCTTCCCGAATGCGCGCTACGCCGCGGGCGAGATTGAATATGAGTTCTGGACGGACAAGTCACGCGAAGGGACGCCTGCCGAAGGCGGTCACAAGGCCGTGCTCGCCAATGTCGTGCCCTTTGCTGAGAAGATGACTTTCCTCAAAGAAGGCGATCAAATCGTCAGCGGCATGACCGCCATGCTCGCTCCCGGCCATACGCCCGGTCATCTCGTCTACCACCTCGCATCGGATGGCAAGCAACTGGTCATGACGGGCGACACGGCCAATCACTATATCCTGTCGGTCGGGCGTCCGGATTGGGAGGTGCGCTTCGACGCCGACAAGGCCCAGGCCATCAAGACCCGGCGCCGCATCTTCGACATGATCGCCACCGACCGCATCCCCTTCCTCGGCTTCCATATGCCGTTCCCGGCAGTCGGTTTCGTTGAAAAGCAGCCGGAGGGGTTCCGGTATGTGCCGAAAACCTATCAATTCGATTTGTGA
- a CDS encoding VOC family protein, translated as MLLYVTLGSNDIPRARSFYDAVLPVLGYRRQRESDEEIGYAADGDTRCRFWVVVPYNHRKATIGNGSMVALHAESRADVDAFYAAALAHGGTDEGKPGLRSFHANFYAAYVRDPDGNKLSAVCERPE; from the coding sequence ATGCTTCTCTACGTCACTCTCGGCTCAAACGATATTCCGCGTGCACGCAGCTTCTATGATGCGGTTCTGCCGGTCCTCGGCTACCGTCGTCAACGCGAATCGGATGAGGAAATCGGCTACGCTGCTGATGGCGATACGCGATGCCGTTTCTGGGTCGTGGTTCCTTACAATCACCGCAAGGCCACGATCGGCAACGGCTCTATGGTGGCTCTCCACGCGGAAAGCCGCGCCGATGTCGACGCCTTTTATGCCGCAGCCCTTGCCCATGGCGGCACCGATGAGGGCAAGCCGGGCCTGCGCTCTTTCCATGCGAATTTCTATGCTGCTTATGTGCGCGATCCCGACGGCAACAAGCTCAGCGCCGTCTGCGAGCGGCCGGAATAG
- a CDS encoding TetR/AcrR family transcriptional regulator, whose translation MRYSTEHKLETRTRVLNAAGELFRQEGYGGSGIDALTKAAGVTNGAFYGHFKSKGEAFKAAVQAGLDELRLGISNLKAQNGRGWLTAFVSYYLGPKRTCALGQSCALPSLSPDVMRADADTRAAYEVELRRVIEEAASGLAGNSGEEREENAIALLALLSGGVTMARAVSDPALSMRIVEAIERKAGSIASSMEER comes from the coding sequence ATGCGCTACAGCACAGAACACAAGCTCGAAACGCGCACGCGCGTCCTCAACGCCGCGGGCGAGCTTTTCCGCCAGGAAGGCTATGGCGGTTCCGGCATCGATGCCTTGACCAAGGCTGCAGGTGTCACGAACGGCGCGTTCTATGGGCATTTCAAATCAAAGGGCGAAGCGTTCAAGGCGGCGGTTCAGGCGGGACTTGATGAACTGCGGCTCGGCATATCGAACCTGAAAGCCCAAAACGGCAGGGGCTGGCTCACGGCGTTCGTGAGCTATTATCTCGGGCCGAAGCGCACCTGCGCGCTCGGACAGAGCTGCGCCTTGCCTAGCCTTTCTCCCGACGTGATGCGTGCCGATGCCGATACGCGGGCTGCCTACGAAGTCGAACTGCGCAGGGTCATAGAGGAAGCGGCTTCCGGCCTGGCCGGCAATTCGGGCGAGGAGCGCGAAGAAAATGCGATCGCGCTTCTGGCGCTTTTGTCCGGCGGCGTAACCATGGCGCGCGCTGTTTCCGACCCGGCGCTATCGATGCGCATCGTGGAGGCGATCGAGCGAAAGGCCGGGTCCATCGCTTCATCTATGGAAGAGCGCTGA
- a CDS encoding isoprenylcysteine carboxyl methyltransferase family protein, giving the protein MLWPSVALLAFVTLQRLAELMHARRNTAALLARGAREIAPGHYPYMVAMHAAWLIGLWLLAAGRPISPVWFVIFMVLQGLRVWVLATLKERWTTRIIVLPGAALVTSGPYRFFSHPNYAVVVGEIAVLPLAFGLPLYALIFSLLNAAILTLRIRAENAALRQVMA; this is encoded by the coding sequence ATGCTCTGGCCGTCGGTCGCGCTTCTGGCATTTGTCACCCTGCAACGGCTGGCCGAGCTCATGCATGCGCGGCGCAATACCGCGGCCCTTCTTGCGCGTGGCGCCCGGGAGATTGCGCCAGGACACTATCCCTATATGGTGGCGATGCACGCGGCCTGGCTGATCGGCCTGTGGCTTCTGGCCGCAGGCCGGCCGATCAGTCCTGTTTGGTTCGTCATCTTCATGGTGCTGCAAGGCTTACGCGTCTGGGTGCTGGCGACCCTGAAAGAGCGCTGGACGACACGGATCATCGTGCTGCCGGGCGCAGCTTTGGTGACGAGCGGACCCTATCGCTTCTTCAGCCATCCAAACTATGCGGTGGTCGTCGGCGAGATCGCCGTTTTACCGCTCGCCTTCGGCCTGCCACTCTACGCCTTGATCTTTTCGCTGCTCAACGCCGCCATTCTCACCCTGCGTATTCGCGCGGAAAATGCGGCTTTGAGACAGGTCATGGCCTGA
- a CDS encoding VOC family protein produces MRLSNYLFFTTNCEQALVFYETCGLGKIVEIKRYGVDGIPTPPGFVQGQVMHAKFQGPGVLFYASDNDDAEPMRGSAHLLEFEDPEQTKEMFARLTAGGMISTPLGKQPWSNLYGKLTDQFGVQWMLNCVV; encoded by the coding sequence ATGCGACTTTCCAATTATCTGTTCTTCACGACGAACTGCGAGCAAGCGCTTGTCTTTTACGAGACCTGCGGCCTCGGAAAAATTGTCGAAATCAAGCGTTACGGCGTGGATGGAATCCCCACGCCGCCCGGATTTGTCCAGGGCCAAGTCATGCATGCGAAATTCCAGGGCCCTGGCGTCCTTTTCTATGCTTCAGACAATGACGACGCGGAGCCGATGCGCGGATCAGCACATTTGCTTGAGTTCGAAGACCCAGAGCAGACGAAGGAGATGTTCGCCCGCCTGACGGCGGGCGGCATGATATCGACACCGCTCGGCAAACAACCCTGGAGCAACCTCTATGGGAAGCTTACCGATCAGTTCGGCGTGCAATGGATGCTTAATTGCGTCGTTTGA